One window from the genome of Metabacillus flavus encodes:
- a CDS encoding YybH family protein: MKRIAPALILFLFMIGGCGMPAREAVQPVNPSLSLKPKEPVLIKEDSLQKTSGNSARKPVLSERRLSKEDEKQILAVLNDYFDALKRKDLDRYMDTISKTAQIYNYEMKRLKASALFEQPFSYNLTFKEARVYKSGKDLRTAAAYASYEFSMPETKETATVETVIVFKKDPEGWKVSAAVGLPITLKR; the protein is encoded by the coding sequence ATGAAACGAATTGCACCAGCACTTATACTCTTTTTATTCATGATCGGCGGCTGCGGAATGCCCGCTCGGGAAGCTGTACAGCCAGTCAATCCATCTCTTTCGCTAAAACCGAAAGAACCTGTCCTCATTAAAGAAGATTCTTTGCAGAAAACAAGCGGGAACTCAGCCAGAAAGCCGGTATTATCAGAGCGCAGGCTTTCTAAAGAAGATGAAAAACAAATCCTGGCTGTTCTCAATGACTATTTTGATGCGTTAAAAAGGAAGGATCTGGACCGGTATATGGACACTATATCCAAAACGGCCCAAATCTATAATTATGAGATGAAAAGGCTTAAAGCAAGTGCTCTATTTGAACAGCCATTCTCTTACAACCTTACATTTAAAGAAGCGAGGGTGTACAAAAGTGGAAAGGATTTAAGAACGGCTGCTGCATATGCTTCATACGAATTTTCCATGCCTGAAACCAAAGAGACAGCAACTGTTGAAACAGTCATTGTTTTTAAAAAAGATCCTGAGGGCTGGAAGGTTTCAGCCGCCGTTGGTCTTCCGATAACCTTAAAAAGATAA
- a CDS encoding STAS domain-containing protein, giving the protein METKAKALYQFLVETAPQFTEEWFTHQSVKPGSDYSLDAPPQITEKVKEQNSNYVRLVAKSLDQSYEDMKETIGAWTKKTAADRAQSRTSIGEVTRNFGIFRRVFWQFIERFTLETDLPITIQDLLYWEKKLNTALDFVNESFTKEFMKIMMIRLEAQSSLIKELSAPVIELTKDIGLLPIIGDIDTARAKNILESSLQQSIDSGINVLILDLSGVVTVDTMVAKEIFQLTEALRLIGVETVICGIRPEVAQTAIQLGIDFSGMKTESSLQKAVLKMAKSL; this is encoded by the coding sequence ATGGAAACAAAAGCAAAAGCACTCTATCAGTTTCTCGTTGAAACAGCTCCACAATTCACGGAAGAATGGTTCACTCATCAATCAGTTAAGCCAGGATCCGATTATTCCCTTGATGCTCCTCCGCAAATCACGGAGAAGGTCAAAGAACAAAATTCCAACTATGTGAGACTTGTCGCCAAATCGCTTGACCAGAGCTATGAAGATATGAAGGAAACCATTGGAGCCTGGACAAAAAAGACAGCTGCTGACAGAGCCCAGTCAAGGACTTCCATTGGGGAGGTTACCCGTAATTTCGGCATATTCCGCCGGGTTTTCTGGCAGTTTATTGAGCGATTCACTTTAGAAACGGACCTTCCTATTACAATCCAGGACCTTTTGTACTGGGAGAAGAAGTTAAATACGGCCTTGGACTTTGTAAATGAATCATTTACGAAAGAATTCATGAAAATTATGATGATCCGGCTTGAAGCTCAATCCTCTCTCATTAAAGAATTGAGCGCACCCGTTATAGAGCTGACTAAAGATATCGGGCTCCTCCCGATCATCGGAGACATTGACACGGCCAGGGCAAAAAACATCCTGGAATCGTCTCTGCAGCAAAGCATCGACTCGGGGATTAATGTGCTGATTCTGGACTTATCAGGAGTCGTAACCGTTGACACGATGGTAGCAAAGGAGATTTTCCAGCTGACTGAAGCACTGAGACTCATTGGAGTGGAAACGGTCATTTGCGGCATCAGGCCAGAGGTTGCTCAGACAGCCATCCAGCTTGGCATTGATTTCTCAGGAATGAAAACGGAAAGCTCTCTTCAAAAAGCCGTCCTGAAAATGGCAAAAAGCTTATAG
- a CDS encoding YwbE family protein — MDGRQRSSIKPGIRVNIVLKADQRTGKLTEGTVKDILTNSPNHPHGIKVRLQDGQVGRVQEILGE; from the coding sequence ATGGACGGCCGCCAAAGAAGCAGCATCAAGCCTGGCATCCGGGTGAACATCGTGCTGAAAGCCGACCAGCGTACCGGGAAGCTGACAGAGGGAACGGTTAAGGATATTCTGACCAACTCCCCGAATCATCCCCACGGCATAAAAGTCCGGCTTCAGGATGGACAGGTAGGGCGTGTGCAGGAGATTTTAGGAGAATAG
- a CDS encoding DsbA family protein gives MEKKQDNNTFSQKPFVFGLLFAILLAILIGGLFVGYNKSSMSNPGIISYKNEPYLGDKDAPVKIIEFGDYKCPACKGFNDTFFKQIDKELIQTGKVQFFFFHHPFINVDSYRSAEFSESVYKVLGNDKFWEFHKKLYDAQPSDPEAENKDIYKKDYLMNLLSTMATKAEVDKVVQSYDKKEGKLASNEDDALATQLGVTSTPSLFVNGKMFLGRDMEDLRTRVNAAAKEEGK, from the coding sequence ATGGAAAAGAAACAAGACAACAATACATTTTCACAAAAGCCTTTCGTATTCGGGCTTCTTTTCGCTATTCTTTTAGCCATACTTATCGGCGGACTGTTCGTCGGCTACAACAAGTCATCCATGAGCAATCCAGGCATCATTTCATACAAAAATGAGCCATACTTAGGTGATAAAGACGCTCCGGTTAAAATTATTGAATTCGGCGACTACAAGTGCCCGGCCTGCAAAGGATTCAATGATACTTTCTTCAAACAGATTGATAAGGAGCTGATTCAAACCGGGAAGGTGCAGTTTTTCTTCTTCCACCATCCTTTTATAAACGTAGACTCCTACCGCTCAGCTGAATTCTCGGAGAGCGTCTACAAAGTACTCGGAAACGATAAGTTCTGGGAATTCCATAAGAAGCTTTATGATGCCCAGCCAAGCGATCCTGAAGCCGAAAACAAAGATATTTACAAAAAGGATTACCTAATGAATCTTCTAAGCACGATGGCAACCAAGGCAGAAGTGGACAAGGTCGTACAATCCTATGATAAAAAAGAAGGCAAGCTCGCCTCAAACGAGGATGACGCCCTCGCTACGCAGCTTGGCGTTACCTCCACACCATCCCTTTTCGTGAACGGGAAAATGTTCTTGGGACGGGACATGGAGGATTTAAGGACAAGAGTGAATGCAGCAGCGAAAGAGGAAGGGAAGTAA
- a CDS encoding YhfC family intramembrane metalloprotease, whose product MVPQSAILGLVFQLAVSIILPVAGYIFLKRKYKIAFRPVLIGILIFFVFANVLGGLFNHFILVTNETTAQIAEQPVLFAIYGGISAGFFEEIGRFIAFTWLLKLYRERKDGLAYGLGHGGIEALLIGALGSIQMISLALLQNSGKLEETISGQNLPPEVLNQLTSALTGLSLPLAFMGGLERAAAFFLQIALSLIVLYAVKNKKYIYVAAAILLHALIDFFPALYQAGAMNLYAVEIIIYVIGIGAFFFIKSSFLKD is encoded by the coding sequence ATGGTGCCTCAATCCGCTATACTTGGCCTAGTCTTTCAGCTGGCCGTGTCAATCATCCTGCCTGTGGCCGGGTACATATTTTTGAAAAGGAAATACAAGATTGCGTTCCGGCCTGTTTTAATAGGCATTCTTATTTTCTTCGTATTTGCTAATGTGCTGGGAGGCCTGTTTAACCACTTCATATTGGTCACGAACGAAACGACCGCTCAAATAGCTGAGCAGCCTGTTCTTTTCGCCATATACGGAGGAATTTCTGCAGGCTTCTTTGAAGAAATAGGAAGGTTTATTGCATTCACGTGGCTTCTGAAACTGTATCGGGAGCGAAAAGACGGACTGGCATACGGGCTCGGTCATGGAGGAATTGAAGCGCTTCTAATCGGAGCACTGGGAAGCATTCAGATGATTTCCCTGGCACTCCTGCAGAACTCGGGCAAACTCGAGGAAACAATTTCGGGTCAGAACCTTCCTCCTGAAGTGCTGAATCAGCTAACATCAGCGTTGACGGGACTGAGCCTTCCGCTTGCATTTATGGGCGGACTGGAGCGTGCGGCCGCGTTCTTCCTGCAAATCGCGCTATCGCTGATTGTTCTTTACGCCGTTAAAAACAAAAAATACATCTATGTTGCTGCAGCCATTCTTCTGCATGCACTTATTGATTTTTTCCCTGCTCTTTATCAGGCAGGAGCGATGAATTTGTATGCAGTGGAAATCATTATTTATGTGATTGGAATCGGTGCTTTTTTCTTCATTAAAAGCTCATTTTTAAAAGATTGA
- a CDS encoding DoxX family protein: MYHAKPYWNTHHPLCPTIICTLHGYMKFAGGFEQTAGFTASLSLPGFIAYAVAVIELAGGILSLIGLGTRIVSVLIAIIMLGAIFTVGLKKGFIGGYELDAALLAMAPSLAFTGSGAYSAEGLQKKHSRTAS; the protein is encoded by the coding sequence ATGTATCATGCTAAACCATATTGGAACACTCATCATCCGCTTTGTCCTACAATCATATGTACCCTTCACGGGTACATGAAGTTCGCTGGAGGCTTCGAGCAGACAGCCGGATTTACCGCAAGTCTCAGCCTCCCGGGGTTTATAGCATACGCCGTGGCTGTAATCGAACTGGCAGGAGGAATTCTGAGCCTGATCGGACTGGGAACGAGGATTGTGTCCGTTTTGATTGCAATTATTATGCTCGGAGCCATATTTACGGTAGGATTGAAAAAGGGATTTATCGGGGGCTATGAATTGGACGCGGCTCTTCTTGCTATGGCGCCTAGTCTCGCCTTTACAGGAAGCGGGGCATACTCCGCTGAAGGACTGCAGAAAAAACACAGCCGCACCGCATCATGA
- a CDS encoding ABC transporter ATP-binding protein → MNRVFSFLKPYRLPAGLALTLMLVELAVELAQPLIIARMIDDGILQKDMGVIWLWGGALLAMSIFAFAAGVTNSFLASRVSQGFAYDLRSSLFKKVQSFSFSNLDEFLTSSLITRVTNDVNTIQMTVFMSLRIMLRAPLLVIGGTVMALFVNAKLALILVIAIPVLIFFLLWVLKTGGAMFRAVQERLDKVNGVMKENLAGMRIIKAFLNSGYEIRRFTGATEDLRKRTTTVLRLIEMTMPILYFVMNAGIIAILWFGAGEVSSGGAKVGEVVAIVNYSLRITAAISMFSFIIMAFSRTRASSQRVSEVLETEPHLHDLSSASRSPEVTDGSVEFQNVTFYYPGSETPVLKGVSFTADKGTTTAIMGATGSGKSTLFQLIPRLYDATEGEVFLDGEEAGQYRLQNLREQIGYVPQESILFTGTVKDNIAWGKPDATMEDIIQAAKDAQIHDTIENLPKGYDTVVGQKGVNLSGGQKQRLSIARALIRKPAILLLDDSTSALDLKTEGKLMKALGTYPCTTFLITQKISTASASDQILILDDGELMEHGPHEELLRTSDIYRRIWQSQMKGERVHEAL, encoded by the coding sequence ATGAACAGGGTGTTTTCATTTTTAAAACCGTACCGGCTGCCGGCGGGTCTTGCTTTAACGCTTATGCTGGTGGAGCTGGCCGTTGAATTGGCCCAGCCGCTCATTATTGCGCGAATGATTGATGATGGAATTCTGCAAAAAGATATGGGGGTCATCTGGCTGTGGGGAGGCGCCCTGCTTGCGATGTCCATTTTTGCCTTTGCAGCCGGCGTGACAAATTCTTTTTTGGCGAGCCGGGTGAGCCAGGGCTTTGCTTATGACCTCCGCAGCAGCTTATTCAAAAAGGTTCAGTCCTTTTCCTTTTCCAACTTGGATGAATTTCTTACCTCGTCTTTAATTACGAGGGTAACCAATGATGTGAATACGATACAGATGACCGTGTTCATGAGTCTCCGGATTATGCTGCGCGCCCCATTGCTTGTAATCGGCGGAACCGTTATGGCGCTGTTCGTGAATGCGAAGCTTGCTCTCATCCTTGTCATTGCGATCCCCGTCCTTATTTTTTTCCTGCTATGGGTGCTGAAGACGGGAGGCGCAATGTTCCGGGCTGTTCAGGAAAGGCTCGATAAAGTGAATGGCGTTATGAAAGAGAATCTTGCGGGCATGCGAATTATCAAGGCCTTTTTAAACTCTGGCTACGAAATACGGAGGTTTACAGGTGCAACAGAGGATTTAAGAAAAAGGACGACGACCGTTTTGCGGCTGATTGAAATGACTATGCCAATCCTGTATTTTGTCATGAATGCGGGAATTATCGCGATTCTCTGGTTTGGCGCAGGCGAGGTAAGCAGCGGCGGAGCAAAAGTCGGAGAAGTCGTGGCCATTGTAAACTATTCTTTAAGGATTACAGCCGCGATTTCGATGTTCTCGTTCATCATCATGGCATTCTCCAGAACAAGAGCATCGTCCCAGCGTGTCTCTGAGGTACTGGAAACAGAGCCGCATCTGCATGATCTTTCTTCCGCCAGCCGCTCTCCGGAAGTGACGGATGGAAGCGTGGAGTTTCAAAATGTGACGTTCTATTATCCGGGGAGTGAAACCCCCGTTTTGAAAGGAGTGAGCTTTACGGCTGATAAGGGGACGACAACCGCCATAATGGGAGCAACAGGCTCGGGGAAATCCACCCTTTTTCAGCTCATTCCAAGACTGTATGACGCGACGGAAGGCGAGGTTTTCCTTGATGGAGAAGAAGCGGGGCAATACCGGCTTCAAAATTTAAGGGAGCAAATCGGCTACGTCCCGCAGGAGTCGATCCTTTTCACCGGTACCGTTAAAGATAACATTGCATGGGGAAAGCCGGATGCCACAATGGAAGACATTATTCAGGCAGCGAAGGACGCCCAAATCCATGATACGATTGAGAACCTCCCAAAAGGCTATGATACGGTTGTCGGCCAAAAGGGAGTCAATCTGTCTGGCGGACAGAAACAGAGGCTGTCCATAGCAAGGGCTCTCATCCGCAAACCGGCGATCCTGCTTCTGGATGACAGCACGAGCGCCCTTGATTTGAAAACAGAAGGAAAGCTGATGAAAGCACTCGGCACCTATCCATGTACAACCTTTCTGATTACCCAAAAAATCAGCACGGCTTCAGCATCTGATCAAATCCTTATTTTAGATGATGGAGAGCTGATGGAGCATGGTCCCCATGAAGAGCTGCTCCGAACATCGGATATTTACCGCCGGATTTGGCAATCTCAAATGAAGGGGGAACGAGTTCATGAGGCCCTCTAA
- a CDS encoding M56 family metallopeptidase: MWERRSKRIFGFAVVLSGLLILQMAVYAYQLLCQGTFGVNLYGACHSLFKQIGLSSVAVTLDVLIVFTLISIGYHLSKQILLYRRFCRELGMSRDEMESKQLENRFGHKISVINQTEPAAFTAGYLRPVIIVSSGMLDLLNDQELQAVIYHEQFHQSQRDPLKKCILQFIASTLWYIPIFKWWKKHYELTKEVLADRFAIKSSGSIAGLSQALLKMMKWGKTNNSPHTVSISETAINYRIMHLLDPETSEPVKTPRSAVIASVQVVLVLAGMFIISP; this comes from the coding sequence ATGTGGGAGAGACGTTCAAAACGAATATTCGGATTCGCTGTCGTCCTATCTGGACTATTGATTCTGCAAATGGCCGTTTACGCTTACCAGCTGCTGTGCCAGGGTACATTCGGGGTCAATTTGTACGGGGCATGCCACAGCCTGTTTAAACAGATCGGGCTCTCCTCGGTTGCGGTTACGCTCGATGTGCTGATTGTATTTACCTTGATCAGCATCGGGTACCATTTGTCAAAGCAGATCCTTTTGTATAGAAGGTTTTGCAGGGAGCTCGGGATGTCCAGGGATGAGATGGAAAGCAAACAATTAGAAAACCGCTTCGGACACAAGATTTCAGTAATCAATCAAACCGAGCCGGCCGCCTTTACAGCCGGATACTTAAGACCCGTCATTATCGTATCTTCCGGGATGCTGGACCTGCTGAACGATCAGGAGCTGCAAGCCGTCATCTATCACGAACAGTTCCATCAGAGCCAAAGGGATCCATTGAAGAAATGCATTCTTCAGTTCATTGCAAGCACACTTTGGTATATTCCGATTTTTAAATGGTGGAAAAAGCACTACGAGCTGACAAAAGAAGTGCTTGCGGATCGCTTTGCCATCAAGTCCTCCGGCAGCATAGCCGGCTTAAGCCAGGCCCTGCTGAAAATGATGAAGTGGGGGAAAACAAACAATAGCCCTCATACGGTTTCCATCAGCGAGACTGCGATTAACTACCGGATTATGCATTTGCTTGATCCGGAAACAAGCGAACCGGTGAAAACACCGCGTTCAGCTGTCATTGCATCCGTTCAGGTTGTTCTGGTTTTGGCGGGAATGTTCATCATCTCGCCATAA
- a CDS encoding threonine/serine exporter family protein encodes MIEQLITSFIASAAFGMIFNAPRKSLIKCGFVGMLGWIIYYIMVENRLDTIFSTVVASFVIAVTGQIFSKIYKTPVIIFSVAGVIPLVPGGMAYDAMRNFVQNDYNIAISLAAKAFMVSGSIAIGLVFSEVINQAIRQTQLNRLNKGQGR; translated from the coding sequence ATGATTGAACAGCTGATTACAAGCTTTATTGCCTCGGCTGCATTCGGGATGATATTTAATGCTCCCCGTAAGTCACTGATCAAGTGCGGCTTCGTTGGCATGCTTGGCTGGATCATTTATTACATTATGGTTGAAAATCGATTGGACACGATTTTCTCAACCGTGGTCGCATCGTTTGTCATTGCGGTAACCGGCCAGATCTTTTCAAAAATTTATAAAACACCTGTCATTATATTCAGTGTCGCCGGAGTGATTCCGCTTGTCCCTGGTGGCATGGCCTATGACGCGATGCGCAACTTTGTGCAGAACGACTATAACATCGCAATCAGCTTAGCGGCAAAAGCCTTTATGGTATCCGGATCGATCGCCATCGGACTTGTATTTTCCGAGGTCATCAATCAGGCAATTAGACAGACTCAGCTTAACAGGCTGAATAAAGGACAGGGCCGGTAA
- a CDS encoding BlaI/MecI/CopY family transcriptional regulator, which produces MKINRFKSNETGLNRFFGPLEAKIMDILWCREEMSIKGVQEQLEKEKPISFNTVMTVMKRLQEKEVLIKRTEKRTSFYRPAMTREHFLQTQSRELTHDLLDEFGPLAVSHMLDALDEADQELISRLEDKLKQLKKDV; this is translated from the coding sequence ATGAAAATTAATCGCTTCAAATCGAACGAGACGGGATTAAACCGCTTCTTCGGTCCGCTCGAGGCGAAAATTATGGACATCCTATGGTGCCGCGAGGAAATGTCCATCAAGGGCGTGCAGGAGCAGCTTGAAAAAGAAAAGCCAATCAGTTTTAACACCGTCATGACTGTCATGAAAAGACTTCAGGAAAAAGAAGTACTGATCAAAAGAACGGAAAAAAGGACATCCTTTTACAGACCGGCAATGACAAGGGAGCACTTTCTTCAAACGCAGTCGAGGGAACTTACCCATGACCTGCTGGATGAATTCGGTCCGCTTGCTGTCAGCCATATGCTTGATGCCTTGGATGAAGCCGATCAAGAGCTTATCAGCAGACTCGAAGACAAGCTGAAACAGTTGAAAAAGGACGTGTAA
- a CDS encoding putative bifunctional diguanylate cyclase/phosphodiesterase has protein sequence MDPNGVDHLEIFVDPIIYGVCAILSMLSVLGILAYSIKLKDHPGVSFLEKISVSAGIGFLFWITQILFYTSLHFSVSPDVTNLVYLPIFIFLIFFLFQFISSRKAGQIGHNHYAKVCLYMTCALLAADYAGFYPIYEGQMDLNFLLIIICATIVVGTVFSGAQLLFIVLDEESKRSAMYWGLTGSILIGSALSVFPYMVILSVLSVSDQHHPFVLLPYAIGLISMAALEFIPSYYSYRKLNVKKEEYASLYQNNLDAVFTLSTGGIITGCNHAAEILTGYTEKELQGKRYALLGHSEEISSLYVTKALAGEAFSAEVEINMKDGNPLTVIASIISITAHGKATGIYAILKDITEIKEAEETIQQLAFYDDLTGLPNQKRFKYLVSQTKIPYTLVSIAIVNLQSIEELYGERAAAEVIKAAAEKLKNSMPEGSILGSTDPGIFSLALFGKKPGELNSSYFYALEKPVCYKETFVNITAAVGAAVYPEHSASHEEIFKYASMALNVAKNRSTSKHLTFSNELNEHYHRELYTENELRKAILNEELTVHYQPKFSLETGQYNSAEALVRWVHPELGPVSPAVFIPIAEKTGLIRGLERFVLKTAFLQMKQWKEIGYPFQRVAVNFSHYHFYDDGIVDTVKEILEVTGLVPECAEIEITESAMIENKEETISKLNELKKLGIKISLDDFGTGYSSLSYLQELPIDVLKIDRSFINKINTSKQSNAILSSIIAIAKDLNLEIVAEGVETKEQLEFLEALHCPSIQGFYFSPPLPPSDMDALLTNHIGYK, from the coding sequence GTGGATCCAAATGGGGTAGACCATCTTGAAATCTTTGTAGATCCCATCATCTACGGAGTATGTGCAATTCTTAGCATGCTAAGCGTACTTGGAATTTTAGCTTATTCCATTAAACTGAAAGATCATCCAGGAGTCTCTTTTCTGGAAAAAATCAGCGTATCAGCAGGAATCGGGTTTTTATTTTGGATAACTCAGATTCTATTCTACACCTCTTTGCACTTTTCGGTTAGTCCTGATGTGACGAACCTGGTGTATTTGCCTATTTTTATTTTCCTGATTTTCTTTTTATTTCAATTTATCAGCAGCAGGAAGGCAGGGCAAATAGGCCATAATCATTACGCAAAGGTTTGCCTTTATATGACCTGCGCGCTTTTAGCAGCAGATTATGCTGGCTTCTATCCCATCTACGAAGGCCAGATGGACTTGAACTTTCTATTAATTATCATTTGCGCCACTATTGTGGTGGGCACGGTATTTTCAGGTGCTCAGCTTCTGTTCATTGTTTTGGATGAAGAATCCAAGCGTTCTGCCATGTATTGGGGGCTAACAGGAAGTATTCTGATTGGAAGTGCGCTTTCTGTTTTTCCTTACATGGTGATTTTGTCTGTCCTCTCAGTCAGCGATCAGCATCATCCGTTTGTTCTTTTGCCTTATGCAATCGGCCTGATTTCTATGGCAGCACTTGAATTTATTCCATCCTATTATTCATACCGCAAGCTCAATGTGAAGAAGGAAGAATATGCCTCCCTTTATCAAAATAACCTGGATGCCGTGTTTACCCTGAGTACCGGAGGGATCATTACCGGATGCAACCATGCAGCGGAAATACTGACCGGTTATACAGAAAAGGAACTGCAGGGAAAGAGGTATGCACTGCTCGGGCACAGTGAGGAAATCAGCAGTCTATATGTGACGAAAGCACTCGCAGGTGAAGCGTTTTCCGCCGAGGTTGAAATTAACATGAAGGACGGGAACCCGCTCACTGTCATTGCCTCTATTATTTCGATTACAGCCCATGGAAAGGCAACTGGCATTTATGCCATCCTTAAGGACATTACGGAAATTAAAGAGGCTGAAGAAACTATTCAGCAGCTCGCTTTTTACGACGATCTAACAGGACTTCCGAACCAAAAGCGCTTTAAATATTTGGTAAGCCAAACCAAGATTCCGTATACACTTGTCTCCATCGCTATTGTGAATCTGCAGAGCATCGAGGAGCTTTATGGGGAGAGGGCTGCAGCGGAAGTCATTAAGGCCGCGGCGGAGAAATTGAAAAACAGTATGCCGGAGGGTTCGATTCTTGGCAGTACAGATCCCGGCATTTTCTCGCTGGCTCTCTTTGGCAAAAAGCCGGGGGAATTAAACAGTTCCTATTTTTACGCTTTGGAAAAGCCGGTCTGCTATAAGGAAACGTTTGTGAATATCACAGCTGCCGTAGGAGCTGCAGTCTACCCTGAGCACAGTGCCAGCCATGAGGAAATATTTAAATATGCAAGCATGGCCCTGAATGTGGCAAAGAACCGGAGTACCAGCAAGCATCTGACGTTCTCGAATGAACTGAATGAACATTACCACCGGGAACTTTATACGGAGAATGAATTAAGGAAAGCCATCCTGAATGAAGAGCTGACGGTACACTATCAGCCGAAATTCAGCCTGGAAACGGGGCAGTATAATAGTGCAGAAGCGCTTGTGAGATGGGTTCATCCGGAATTGGGACCTGTATCGCCTGCTGTGTTCATTCCGATTGCAGAAAAAACCGGGCTGATCCGGGGGCTGGAAAGATTCGTACTGAAAACGGCTTTTCTGCAAATGAAGCAATGGAAGGAAATCGGGTATCCGTTTCAGCGTGTAGCCGTGAATTTTTCCCATTATCATTTTTATGACGATGGGATTGTAGATACTGTGAAAGAAATACTGGAAGTTACAGGTCTTGTTCCTGAGTGTGCAGAAATAGAAATCACGGAAAGTGCGATGATTGAAAATAAGGAAGAAACAATCAGCAAGCTGAACGAGCTGAAGAAACTCGGCATCAAAATCAGCCTGGACGACTTTGGGACGGGCTACAGCTCCTTAAGCTATTTGCAGGAGCTTCCGATAGATGTGCTGAAAATCGACCGTTCGTTTATCAATAAAATCAATACGAGCAAGCAAAGCAATGCCATTCTTTCCAGCATTATCGCCATTGCAAAAGACCTCAATCTGGAAATCGTCGCAGAAGGGGTCGAGACAAAAGAGCAGCTTGAATTCCTTGAAGCGCTCCACTGTCCATCCATACAGGGCTTTTATTTTAGTCCGCCGCTGCCGCCGTCGGATATGGATGCATTATTAACCAATCATATTGGATATAAATAA
- a CDS encoding threonine/serine exporter family protein: protein MDKQLTFTYEIMDVCLLAGKIMLQSGAETYRVEDTMTRMAAAFGFSHSHSYVTPTGIIFSVEGKEPTKTKLIRIAERTTDLEKVALVNGISRKISSGEFTADEAYQELKIVERASHTYPLWVQGVAAAVSSGCFLIMFMGKWPDFLPAVIAGGVGFISLIYFHRLVPIKFFSEFLASFLIGLLAFLFVKTGAGMEVDKIIIGSVMPLVPGLLITNAVRDLMAGHLVSGLSKGAEAFLTAFAIGSGIALVFSIFAA from the coding sequence ATGGATAAACAACTTACCTTTACATATGAAATTATGGATGTTTGCCTGCTGGCCGGAAAAATCATGCTTCAAAGCGGGGCGGAAACGTACCGGGTTGAAGATACGATGACGAGGATGGCAGCGGCTTTCGGCTTTAGCCATTCCCATAGCTATGTAACGCCGACCGGCATTATTTTTTCTGTGGAGGGCAAGGAACCGACGAAAACGAAGCTCATCCGAATTGCAGAACGTACGACCGACCTCGAAAAGGTAGCACTTGTAAATGGGATCTCACGGAAGATCAGCAGCGGTGAGTTTACTGCAGATGAGGCCTATCAGGAATTGAAGATCGTAGAGAGAGCAAGCCATACCTATCCACTCTGGGTTCAAGGTGTGGCAGCTGCTGTATCCAGCGGCTGCTTCCTCATCATGTTTATGGGGAAATGGCCGGACTTTTTGCCCGCTGTCATCGCCGGGGGAGTCGGGTTCATCAGTTTGATTTATTTCCACAGGCTTGTTCCGATTAAATTCTTCTCGGAGTTTCTTGCTTCGTTTCTAATCGGGCTGCTCGCCTTTCTATTTGTCAAAACCGGGGCTGGTATGGAAGTAGACAAAATCATCATCGGTTCCGTGATGCCGCTAGTTCCTGGACTCCTGATTACAAACGCCGTGAGGGATTTAATGGCCGGCCATCTTGTTTCAGGCCTTTCAAAAGGGGCAGAGGCTTTTTTAACCGCCTTTGCAATCGGGTCCGGAATAGCCCTCGTTTTTTCCATTTTTGCAGCATAG